Genomic window (Leisingera methylohalidivorans DSM 14336):
ATCGCCAGATCGCCGATATCGCCGATATTCAGACTGTCAAACGGCGCAGCACCCGTGGCCATGTTATATGGCCGCAGCATCGCGCTTTCGGCACGGATCTGCTTGGGACCGAACCGGGTGCCCGACCGCCAGGAGGTGCCGATGTCCATCGGCACGCCCAGCACGGCCACATCCAAACCGTTCAGCGAGGTTGCCTGCGGCAGCCGCATGAAAGTGTTGGGTCCGGAGAACCGGGCCAGGTCATTGCCGCTGATCGGTTGATTGAAGTCAGTCATTGTCTCTCATGTTCCAGCCCAGAAGGCAGATGATTTCCGCCGCCGCATGTGCCCCGGCAATAGCAGTTGCGCCACCCGTGTCAAAGAGCAGAGAGCCCTGCGCCGCAACACCGTGGCCGACCGTTGTGCCGGCACCACCCCGCGCGGGCCGGCCGGAAGCCGCCGTTGCGCGGGGCCGGCCGGCAACGGCGGCGCCACCGCTAGCCGCCCAGCGGCTGCGCCCGCTCCACCAGGCGGGCAAAAAACGAAGCCCCCACAGGTGCAATCCCGTCGTTGAAATCATATTTGGGATGATGCAGCCCCGCGGTGCTGCCCTGCCCCAGAAACAGATAGGACCCGGGCCGCGCCTGCAGCATATAGGCGAAATCCTCCGCCCCCATCTCGCGGCCGCCGTCCGGCACCACATGGCCCTCGCCCGCGATTTCCTTGGCAACCTCCACCGCAAAGGCGGTCTTTTCCGCGTCATTGAAGGTGGCCGGATAGCCGATCTCATAGTCCAGTTCCGCCTCGACGCCGTAACTGGCGGCCTGCCCTGCCACGATCTCCTTCATCCGCCGCCGCACCATCTTCTGCACCTCCGGGTTAAAGGTGCGCACGGTGCCGTTGATATAGGCGGTGTCCGGGATCACGTTATCGGTGCTGCCGGTGTGGATCTGGGTGACCGAGACCACCAGATCCTCCAGCGTATGATGGTTGCGCGACACGATGGTCTGGATCGCCTGCGCCATGCCGCAGGCCGCCATCACCGGATCGCGGGTCTCTTGCGGCATGGCGCCATGGCCGCCGACACCCTGAATATGAATGTGGAATGTATCCACCGCCGCCATCAGCGCGCCCGGCGTGGTCAGGAAATGCCCCTCCGGCAGGCCCGGCGCATTGTGCAACGCATAGACCTCGCCGATATCAAAGCGCTCCATCATCCCTTCTTCGACCATGATACGCGCACCGCCGATCGCCTCCTCGGCGGGCTGGAATATCAGCGCCGCCCGGCCCTTGAAATTGCGCGTCTCCGCCAGGTATTTCGCGGCCCCAAGCAGCATCGCGGTATGGCCGTCATGGCCGCAGGCATGCATGCTGCCCGCGTGCCCGGAGGCGTAATCCACCCCGGTTTCCTCCGGGATCGGCAGCGCATCCATATCAGCGCGCAAGCCGATGGTGGGACCCTCCCCGCGCCCGTTGATGATCGCCACCATGCCGGTTTGGGCAATGCCTTCATGCAGTTCA
Coding sequences:
- a CDS encoding M20 aminoacylase family protein codes for the protein MPVVNRIAGYAEEMKAWRRHLHQIPELALDLPKTAAFVAERLREFGVDELHEGIAQTGMVAIINGRGEGPTIGLRADMDALPIPEETGVDYASGHAGSMHACGHDGHTAMLLGAAKYLAETRNFKGRAALIFQPAEEAIGGARIMVEEGMMERFDIGEVYALHNAPGLPEGHFLTTPGALMAAVDTFHIHIQGVGGHGAMPQETRDPVMAACGMAQAIQTIVSRNHHTLEDLVVSVTQIHTGSTDNVIPDTAYINGTVRTFNPEVQKMVRRRMKEIVAGQAASYGVEAELDYEIGYPATFNDAEKTAFAVEVAKEIAGEGHVVPDGGREMGAEDFAYMLQARPGSYLFLGQGSTAGLHHPKYDFNDGIAPVGASFFARLVERAQPLGG